Proteins encoded in a region of the Photobacterium profundum SS9 genome:
- a CDS encoding DUF3541 domain-containing protein — protein MKPSILKSLSSIKLRIVPVISSVLLTGLIASTTVNATSSSVEPSAVTSTFQQDANMIRDTYESQLYTLPAFKSGHYGLRMYRQTLDSKYNAAVWSDMARVASRLNKFATEVHTPEQIAAYSKQRIDGYLDEKDERSQLRYAATKNMPEYLYLGVDLLGSMARANEYGLKHREDEKLRKVIERYDFKKYATNEAMIKAWAAQIANQVYWLRQLGEQDVVDDFITAFKKAYPDNQDSQLSAYQFGNKIYGLTHIVFAASEYYQHPIKEKDYQWIFDYYRQNIDTIIERAKEDVIAEVGINFLLAGLDNDPVVLKTRKVIQNAINREHGIVPSVSGGVGLLDGEHRNTLAIMLLDWQGAHAAPTYNQQPDVFSSMPYGLEAK, from the coding sequence ATGAAACCTTCAATCTTAAAATCGTTATCTAGTATTAAGTTACGAATTGTTCCTGTCATATCGTCGGTATTGTTAACAGGGTTGATTGCATCGACAACAGTGAATGCGACATCAAGTAGCGTTGAGCCGTCTGCGGTAACAAGTACTTTTCAGCAAGATGCCAATATGATTCGTGATACTTATGAATCGCAGCTCTACACATTACCAGCGTTTAAATCTGGTCATTATGGATTGAGAATGTATCGCCAAACACTCGACTCTAAATACAACGCAGCGGTATGGTCAGACATGGCACGGGTTGCGAGTCGCTTAAATAAATTTGCTACTGAAGTGCATACACCTGAACAGATTGCAGCGTATTCAAAACAACGCATAGATGGCTACCTTGATGAAAAAGATGAACGCAGTCAATTACGTTATGCCGCAACGAAGAATATGCCTGAATACTTATACCTTGGTGTTGATCTATTAGGTTCGATGGCTCGCGCCAATGAATATGGTCTTAAACACCGTGAAGATGAAAAGCTGCGTAAGGTAATAGAACGCTACGATTTTAAAAAGTATGCGACGAATGAAGCGATGATCAAAGCGTGGGCTGCGCAAATAGCCAATCAGGTATATTGGTTACGCCAGTTAGGCGAACAGGATGTGGTCGATGATTTCATTACGGCGTTTAAAAAAGCGTACCCAGACAATCAAGATAGCCAGCTTTCAGCTTACCAGTTTGGCAATAAAATCTATGGCTTAACCCATATTGTTTTTGCAGCATCAGAATATTATCAACACCCTATTAAAGAAAAAGATTACCAATGGATCTTTGATTATTACCGACAAAATATCGATACTATTATTGAAAGAGCCAAAGAGGATGTGATTGCAGAGGTGGGTATTAATTTCTTATTGGCTGGTTTAGACAATGATCCTGTTGTATTAAAAACACGAAAAGTAATTCAAAATGCGATAAACCGTGAACATGGCATAGTACCATCGGTTAGCGGTGGTGTGGGTCTACTCGATGGGGAGCACCGTAATACCTTAGCCATTATGTTGTTAGATTGGCAAGGGGCACATGCCGCGCCTACCTATAATCAACAACCTGATGTTTTCTCGTCGATGCCTTACGGTTTAGAAGCGAAGTAA
- the amrA gene encoding AmmeMemoRadiSam system protein A — MSVTSYQKFNKGELTQLLDIAREAIRGHLSTGVIKTPQLDLYHKKLLAPSACFVTLEVNGQLQGCLGSTVAYSPLVLEVHNKARASAYEDRRFMPLTEDQLDDLTIEISVLSEPQIVDIESEEALIEFLSSHKVGVILSNGNKQALFLPQVWKQLPKPQQFVRQLKQKAGWNAAYWSPNITVKTFTVSRLKGKYNTIKGKYF, encoded by the coding sequence ATGTCAGTTACCTCATATCAGAAATTCAATAAAGGGGAATTAACTCAACTTTTAGATATTGCTCGTGAAGCGATTCGTGGGCATTTATCAACAGGCGTTATTAAAACCCCACAACTTGATTTATACCATAAGAAATTATTAGCCCCTTCCGCCTGCTTCGTCACATTAGAAGTTAACGGACAGCTACAAGGTTGCCTTGGTTCAACGGTTGCGTACTCGCCATTGGTGCTTGAAGTACATAATAAAGCCAGAGCAAGTGCGTATGAAGACCGGCGCTTTATGCCACTAACAGAAGATCAACTTGATGATTTAACCATTGAGATTTCTGTTTTATCAGAACCTCAAATCGTCGATATCGAGTCTGAAGAAGCGTTAATTGAATTCTTAAGTTCTCATAAAGTGGGTGTGATTTTATCAAATGGTAATAAACAAGCATTGTTCTTACCACAAGTCTGGAAACAACTGCCAAAGCCCCAACAGTTTGTTCGCCAGCTAAAACAAAAAGCAGGTTGGAACGCTGCTTATTGGTCGCCTAACATTACCGTTAAAACATTTACTGTCAGTCGTTTAAAAGGTAAATACAACACGATAAAAGGCAAATACTTCTAA
- a CDS encoding META domain-containing protein, whose product MQLKLTMLVTVLSIFSPFLWATTSPSFDCDKASSQIEERICTDDALAVLDMKMEKVYEQALQNIPDSERSIMKSMQRGWIKGRNECWKGQDERACVEYAYKNRIIDLQVAGGLIEVPSPVGFNCQNMADKPVTVVFYNQTAPASAMITVGDDQALAFSTRTVSGARYDGQNVSLWEHQGEASLEWFGTKMQCQAIKRTEGSSQLNSLNNNEVQEPINPVAMNASNDAFSFSALKNTAYQGFESGADRRVVLNNGLWIGEPYQPGGAVSPQVMLIGGIKAIGDLNGDGEDEAVVLLNYAPGGTGQFLNLAVMSKSGTQASGKADNIATIFVGDRVRVRDLKIKNGKIVLGVVQVGPKDSICCPGEVAERVWQLNGTTLQELDSNKQTSRLSLKTLAGSSWVLESWRYGESARQSKPITLSFQDNKFVGQSGCNRYFATVKAGKMPGDISVSPPGSTRKACQDPTLSKNENRFLKQLADVHQFSYFAGKLALSYGQGSHYGVMIFSLDSSLKSE is encoded by the coding sequence ATGCAATTAAAACTAACAATGTTGGTAACGGTCTTAAGCATTTTCAGTCCGTTCTTGTGGGCTACTACGTCTCCTAGCTTTGATTGTGATAAAGCAAGTAGTCAGATTGAAGAGCGTATTTGTACGGATGATGCCCTTGCTGTATTAGACATGAAGATGGAAAAGGTTTATGAGCAAGCGCTCCAGAATATTCCGGATTCAGAACGTTCAATAATGAAATCAATGCAAAGAGGCTGGATTAAAGGTCGTAATGAATGTTGGAAAGGACAAGATGAGCGGGCTTGCGTTGAATATGCCTATAAAAATCGAATAATCGATTTACAAGTTGCTGGTGGGCTAATCGAAGTGCCTTCGCCTGTTGGTTTTAATTGCCAAAATATGGCAGATAAACCCGTTACCGTGGTCTTTTATAATCAAACTGCCCCTGCCAGTGCAATGATTACCGTCGGTGATGACCAAGCGTTAGCCTTCTCGACTCGAACAGTGAGCGGTGCACGGTATGACGGTCAAAATGTTAGTTTATGGGAGCACCAAGGTGAGGCCTCACTCGAATGGTTTGGTACAAAAATGCAATGCCAAGCAATAAAGCGAACAGAGGGTAGCTCGCAATTGAATAGCCTTAATAATAATGAGGTTCAAGAGCCAATCAATCCAGTGGCGATGAATGCGAGCAATGATGCATTTTCATTTTCAGCATTAAAAAACACGGCATATCAGGGGTTCGAAAGTGGTGCTGATCGCCGAGTTGTTTTAAATAATGGTTTATGGATAGGTGAACCCTATCAACCTGGCGGCGCCGTTTCACCGCAAGTTATGCTTATTGGTGGTATTAAAGCTATCGGTGACTTAAATGGTGACGGTGAAGATGAAGCCGTTGTGCTATTAAATTATGCCCCAGGTGGAACAGGGCAGTTTTTAAATTTAGCGGTTATGTCGAAGTCGGGAACTCAAGCATCAGGTAAAGCTGACAATATAGCGACCATATTTGTCGGTGATCGGGTACGTGTTCGCGATCTTAAGATTAAAAATGGCAAGATTGTTTTAGGTGTTGTGCAAGTAGGCCCCAAAGATTCCATTTGTTGCCCAGGAGAAGTGGCTGAAAGAGTATGGCAATTAAATGGCACGACGTTACAAGAATTAGACTCGAATAAGCAAACGTCACGGCTGAGCCTTAAAACGTTAGCTGGAAGTTCATGGGTACTTGAGAGTTGGCGCTACGGTGAATCTGCTCGTCAATCAAAGCCTATTACGTTGTCTTTCCAAGATAATAAATTCGTTGGTCAATCGGGCTGTAACCGTTATTTTGCTACAGTGAAAGCGGGGAAAATGCCGGGTGATATTTCAGTATCTCCACCGGGCTCAACGCGTAAAGCTTGCCAAGATCCAACGCTATCAAAAAACGAAAATCGCTTTTTAAAACAGCTTGCAGACGTTCATCAGTTCTCATATTTTGCGGGTAAACTAGCGTTAAGCTATGGGCAGGGCAGTCATTATGGAGTGATGATTTTTTCGCTTGATTCATCGTTAAAATCTGAGTAA
- the prpC gene encoding 2-methylcitrate synthase, whose translation MPGKVLSGEGLRGQSAGSTAICTVGKTGAGLTYRGYDISDLAESADFEEVAYLLLKGKLPTQAQLDAYKTVLISYRGLPLALKVVLEQIPADAHPMDVMRTGCSMLGNLEQEHEFSEEYDKADRLLALFPAIICYWYRYSHHGVRIETYCDQDSLGGYFLKMLTDKSPSELHKRAMHCSLILYAEHEFNASTFAARVCASTLSDLHSCIATAIGTLRGPLHGGANEAAMAMIEQWQTTDEAEAGILTMLANKDKIMGFGHAVYSESDPRNVLIKRWSKLLSEEADDAVLYAISERVETVMKREKGLFCNADFFHASAYHFLNIPTKLFTPIFVMSRLTGWAAHVFEQRAHNRIIRPSADYIGPEHQDWLPIDKRH comes from the coding sequence ATGCCAGGTAAAGTATTAAGCGGTGAAGGGCTTAGGGGACAAAGCGCAGGCTCAACCGCGATTTGTACCGTGGGTAAAACGGGAGCAGGGCTCACTTATCGGGGCTATGATATTTCCGATTTGGCAGAGAGTGCTGATTTCGAAGAAGTGGCTTATTTACTGTTAAAAGGAAAGTTGCCCACTCAGGCACAATTGGACGCTTATAAAACGGTACTGATTTCTTATCGTGGCTTACCGCTGGCATTGAAGGTGGTGTTAGAACAAATACCTGCCGATGCTCACCCTATGGACGTGATGCGAACAGGGTGTTCTATGCTAGGAAATTTAGAACAAGAACATGAGTTTAGTGAAGAGTACGACAAAGCCGACCGTTTACTTGCACTATTTCCGGCCATTATTTGTTATTGGTATCGCTATAGTCATCATGGGGTTCGTATTGAAACCTATTGCGATCAAGATAGCCTAGGCGGCTACTTTTTGAAAATGCTGACTGATAAGTCACCTTCTGAATTACATAAACGTGCCATGCACTGTTCGTTAATTCTTTATGCCGAGCATGAGTTTAACGCCTCAACATTTGCCGCGCGTGTTTGCGCCTCGACATTGTCTGATTTACATTCTTGTATTGCCACCGCCATTGGTACGTTACGAGGCCCGTTACACGGTGGCGCAAATGAAGCGGCTATGGCAATGATTGAACAATGGCAAACTACCGATGAAGCTGAAGCGGGTATTTTGACCATGTTGGCGAACAAAGATAAAATCATGGGGTTCGGGCACGCGGTATATAGCGAATCTGACCCACGTAACGTGTTAATTAAACGGTGGTCGAAATTGTTATCAGAAGAAGCTGATGATGCAGTGTTATATGCGATTTCAGAACGTGTAGAAACCGTGATGAAAAGGGAAAAAGGCTTATTTTGTAATGCAGATTTCTTTCATGCTTCGGCGTACCATTTTTTGAATATACCGACAAAACTGTTTACCCCTATTTTTGTTATGAGTCGCTTAACCGGTTGGGCTGCGCATGTGTTCGAACAACGTGCTCATAATCGTATTATTCGCCCAAGTGCCGATTATATTGGGCCTGAACACCAAGATTGGTTACCGATTGATAAACGGCATTAG
- the amrB gene encoding AmmeMemoRadiSam system protein B, giving the protein MTMRLPAVAGRFYEESAPLLQKQLDDWCSPPTTHRDLIRALIVPHAGYIYSGEVAAKAYCQLQAETIKKVILIGPSHRYAFHGCAVPNSDYFSTPLGSVSIDVQSIDNLIKIDDIKVSEQVHAQEHCLEVQLPFLQTCLHQFTLLPLLTSNVSFIKVAKIIDALWQQDDTLLVISSDLSHFHPYADAQCIDQNTCSTIERFEPSLTAEQACGSTGINALLLLAKKRGYQLTRMELKNSGDTAGDKERVVGYVSYLISEIQ; this is encoded by the coding sequence ATGACAATGCGTCTCCCAGCAGTAGCTGGTCGATTTTATGAAGAATCTGCACCATTGTTGCAAAAACAGCTTGATGATTGGTGTTCACCCCCAACGACACATCGCGATTTAATCCGCGCGTTAATCGTGCCGCATGCGGGGTATATCTATTCTGGTGAGGTTGCAGCAAAAGCGTATTGCCAGCTTCAAGCAGAAACCATTAAAAAGGTCATCTTGATAGGGCCAAGCCACAGGTACGCTTTTCATGGTTGCGCAGTGCCTAATTCAGACTACTTTTCGACGCCATTAGGAAGCGTATCAATCGACGTACAATCTATTGATAATTTAATTAAAATAGATGATATTAAGGTATCAGAGCAAGTTCATGCGCAAGAACATTGCCTTGAAGTACAACTGCCTTTTTTACAAACGTGTTTGCATCAATTTACTTTATTACCATTGCTCACGAGTAATGTTTCCTTTATCAAGGTAGCAAAAATCATTGATGCTTTGTGGCAACAAGACGATACATTACTCGTAATAAGTAGCGATTTGAGCCATTTTCATCCCTATGCGGATGCACAATGTATTGATCAAAACACCTGCTCTACCATCGAACGTTTTGAACCATCATTAACTGCAGAGCAAGCGTGTGGCTCAACAGGAATTAATGCGTTGCTACTACTAGCAAAAAAACGAGGATACCAATTAACACGAATGGAATTAAAAAACTCTGGTGATACCGCTGGAGATAAGGAGAGAGTCGTTGGATATGTCAGTTACCTCATATCAGAAATTCAATAA
- a CDS encoding alpha-ketoglutarate-dependent dioxygenase AlkB family protein, with protein MVNHDLFAALEADDVSSKGEWITIPQGVLYWSPQHFSPSQAERYFQCLLSELHWRQESIRIFGKQVLQPRLQAWCGDVPYTYSGLTMNPDPWTTTLQLIKESCQAITNTSFNSVLANQYRDGSDYMGFHQDNEKELGIQPVIASVSLGEERRFVLKHLHTKQKIEFTMHSGSLLIMAGDTQQYWAHSVPKTVKPILPRINLTFRHIYR; from the coding sequence ATGGTGAATCATGATTTATTTGCGGCACTAGAGGCTGATGATGTGAGTTCAAAAGGGGAGTGGATAACCATTCCTCAGGGTGTGTTGTATTGGTCACCTCAACACTTTTCGCCATCGCAAGCGGAACGTTATTTTCAGTGTTTACTTTCTGAGTTACATTGGCGACAAGAATCGATTCGTATTTTTGGTAAGCAAGTTCTGCAACCCCGCTTACAGGCTTGGTGTGGAGATGTACCTTATACCTATTCGGGTTTAACTATGAATCCCGATCCTTGGACGACGACATTACAATTGATTAAAGAAAGCTGCCAAGCGATCACGAATACATCGTTTAATTCGGTGCTCGCCAATCAGTACCGAGATGGCAGTGATTATATGGGGTTTCATCAAGACAATGAGAAAGAGCTAGGTATTCAGCCTGTCATTGCTTCGGTGAGTTTGGGTGAAGAGCGGCGCTTTGTATTAAAGCACTTGCACACCAAGCAAAAAATTGAGTTTACAATGCATTCTGGCTCATTACTGATCATGGCGGGTGATACTCAGCAATATTGGGCGCATTCCGTACCTAAAACCGTCAAGCCGATACTACCTCGAATTAATCTCACGTTTCGACATATTTACAGATAA
- the amrS gene encoding AmmeMemoRadiSam system radical SAM enzyme, whose amino-acid sequence MQSPPDFFKTQYWHRLDDGRVVCDLCPRHCRLRDGKLGACFVRQAHNGEIVLTSYGRSSGFCIDPIEKKPLNHFYPGSSVLSFGTAGCNLSCKFCQNWSISKSRKIDTLGQQAMPEQIAQAAKSQGCDSIAFTYNDPVIFLEYAVDVAQACHEEGINSVAVSAGYICDAPRIDFFRYMDAANIDLKAFTEHFYHKICSGHLAPVLDTLLYLRHETDVWFEITTLLIPDENDSIAEIEALSHWVFDNLGSDIPIHFSAFHPDFKMNDKPRTAPYIVQRAREIAIKNGLHYAYVGNIYDEAGDSTYCPNCSEKVISRNWFQLGQYAVDSTGKCSYCGYQLAGRFAAKKKAFGRQRIPIRIS is encoded by the coding sequence ATGCAATCACCTCCAGACTTTTTTAAAACACAGTATTGGCATCGTTTAGATGATGGTCGCGTTGTGTGTGACTTGTGCCCACGTCATTGCCGGTTGCGCGATGGCAAGCTTGGGGCATGTTTTGTTCGGCAAGCACACAATGGGGAAATTGTTTTAACGAGTTACGGGCGTTCAAGTGGGTTTTGTATCGATCCTATCGAAAAAAAACCGCTCAATCATTTTTACCCGGGCAGTTCTGTTCTTTCTTTCGGAACAGCAGGATGTAATTTAAGTTGCAAATTTTGCCAAAATTGGAGTATCAGTAAATCTCGTAAGATTGATACTCTAGGACAGCAAGCCATGCCAGAACAAATTGCCCAAGCGGCAAAATCACAGGGCTGTGATAGCATCGCTTTTACTTATAACGACCCTGTGATTTTTTTGGAGTATGCCGTCGATGTTGCTCAGGCATGCCATGAAGAAGGAATTAACAGTGTTGCGGTGAGTGCGGGCTATATATGCGATGCGCCTAGAATCGATTTTTTCCGTTATATGGATGCGGCCAATATTGATTTAAAAGCTTTTACAGAGCACTTCTATCATAAAATTTGTAGCGGTCACCTCGCGCCAGTACTTGATACCTTGTTGTACCTTCGACATGAAACGGATGTGTGGTTTGAAATAACCACGTTATTGATCCCTGATGAAAACGACAGCATTGCTGAAATCGAAGCATTAAGCCATTGGGTATTTGACAATTTAGGATCCGATATTCCCATTCATTTTAGTGCCTTTCATCCCGATTTTAAAATGAATGATAAGCCCAGAACTGCGCCTTATATTGTGCAGCGAGCTAGAGAAATTGCGATTAAGAACGGATTACATTATGCCTATGTCGGTAATATTTATGATGAAGCAGGAGATAGTACTTATTGCCCAAATTGTAGTGAAAAAGTGATTTCACGTAATTGGTTTCAGCTTGGACAATATGCTGTAGATAGCACTGGGAAATGTTCATATTGTGGTTATCAGTTGGCAGGACGGTTTGCTGCAAAGAAAAAAGCGTTCGGACGGCAGCGTATTCCAATTCGTATTAGCTGA
- a CDS encoding NUDIX hydrolase — MFCCDTCDFTYFHNAAAAVLAGICYKDEILVATRSREPGKGMLDLPGGFVDPDESLEQALARELQEELDFIVHDAKYTASYPNTYRYKNIEYKTCDTFFVITLDEKPALKARDDVEKIEWIRLQDIELNNFAFNSAKQAIQRLKDQASK, encoded by the coding sequence GTGTTTTGTTGCGATACATGTGATTTCACGTATTTTCACAATGCAGCTGCGGCTGTTCTAGCAGGCATCTGTTATAAAGACGAAATCTTGGTCGCGACCAGATCAAGAGAGCCAGGTAAAGGGATGTTAGACCTTCCTGGAGGGTTTGTTGATCCTGATGAATCGCTTGAGCAAGCCTTGGCAAGAGAGTTACAAGAAGAACTTGATTTTATAGTGCATGATGCAAAATATACCGCGTCATACCCAAATACATACCGTTACAAAAATATTGAATATAAAACCTGTGATACTTTTTTCGTTATTACTTTAGACGAAAAACCAGCACTAAAAGCCAGGGATGATGTAGAAAAAATCGAATGGATCAGGCTACAAGACATTGAACTGAATAACTTTGCATTTAATTCTGCAAAACAAGCTATTCAACGATTAAAAGACCAAGCCAGCAAGTAA
- a CDS encoding glutaredoxin domain-containing protein produces the protein MSTMTIEQLSEYKNLVITQPHCPFCVKAKALLDDRDTEYTTLVLGTDLEKTEMVAFIEQVANTTVRTVPQIMLDGKFIGGHDDLVAFLERQVNTEELGDFEL, from the coding sequence ATGTCTACAATGACCATTGAACAGTTATCAGAATACAAAAACCTTGTAATTACTCAGCCACATTGCCCATTTTGTGTAAAAGCAAAGGCGCTTTTAGATGATCGCGATACTGAGTACACAACATTAGTACTCGGTACTGATCTTGAAAAAACAGAGATGGTTGCTTTCATCGAGCAAGTTGCGAATACGACAGTTCGCACCGTGCCTCAAATTATGCTTGATGGTAAATTCATTGGTGGTCATGATGATTTAGTCGCTTTTCTTGAGCGCCAAGTGAATACCGAAGAATTAGGTGATTTCGAACTATAA
- a CDS encoding endonuclease/exonuclease/phosphatase family protein, whose translation MSEPVSGQILKQTANAENKRFSKLAAIIQSVRPDVLLLCEFDHPGGGGDDGALANFRRHYLAVPQHEHVGIEYLYQYCPPSNTGLLSPFDLNSDGVISLPEDGLGFGEHHGHFSFVILSRYPIQVDQIRSWQHLLWRDMPEHCIPEGFYSEQAQSVLRLSSKNHIVVPIDVNNQVIHLLCCHPTPPVFDGEEKRNARRNHDELRLVTDIINNADYLVDDNGKNGGLSKADSFVVLGDLNADSADGDGIKAAIQGLIYHRRINRSVSAGTLTPKSLGGRFHRPWQPRSGRSNEWTHLSGLRLDYVLPSVDLSVKQTGVFWPDKKDPLRHLITNEKGKERAQDGSDHRLVWVDLQLCSQ comes from the coding sequence ATGTCTGAACCTGTATCAGGACAAATTCTTAAACAAACGGCTAACGCCGAAAATAAACGCTTTTCTAAACTCGCCGCTATTATCCAGTCTGTTCGTCCTGATGTGTTGTTACTGTGCGAATTTGACCATCCAGGTGGCGGTGGTGATGACGGCGCACTAGCCAATTTTCGACGTCATTATTTGGCTGTACCTCAGCATGAACACGTTGGAATTGAATACCTTTATCAATACTGCCCGCCGAGTAATACTGGGTTATTAAGCCCATTTGATTTAAATAGTGATGGTGTAATTAGCCTGCCGGAAGATGGGTTGGGTTTTGGTGAACATCATGGTCATTTTAGCTTTGTGATTTTGTCTCGTTATCCCATTCAAGTCGATCAAATTCGCAGCTGGCAGCATCTATTATGGCGAGACATGCCTGAACATTGTATTCCTGAAGGTTTCTACAGTGAACAAGCACAGAGTGTATTGCGTTTGTCGTCAAAAAATCATATTGTTGTACCCATAGACGTGAATAATCAGGTTATTCACTTATTGTGTTGCCATCCAACCCCGCCTGTTTTTGATGGTGAAGAAAAGCGTAATGCGCGTCGTAATCATGATGAATTACGTTTAGTCACCGATATTATCAATAACGCTGATTATTTAGTGGATGACAACGGTAAAAATGGTGGGTTATCCAAAGCTGATTCGTTTGTAGTACTGGGTGACTTAAATGCAGACTCAGCGGATGGTGATGGTATCAAGGCTGCAATTCAAGGCTTGATTTACCATCGCAGAATTAATCGCTCAGTTAGCGCGGGTACACTTACACCGAAGAGTCTCGGTGGTCGTTTTCATCGACCTTGGCAGCCTCGTTCTGGTCGTTCAAATGAGTGGACGCATTTAAGCGGTTTACGATTGGATTATGTATTACCGTCTGTGGATCTCAGTGTTAAACAAACAGGGGTATTCTGGCCGGATAAAAAAGACCCTTTGCGCCATTTAATTACCAATGAAAAAGGTAAAGAGCGAGCACAAGATGGCTCTGATCACCGCTTAGTATGGGTCGATTTACAGTTGTGTTCTCAATAA